In one window of Aphidius gifuensis isolate YNYX2018 linkage group LG4, ASM1490517v1, whole genome shotgun sequence DNA:
- the LOC122854704 gene encoding beclin 1-associated autophagy-related key regulator: protein MATSSSDGSSTAPADFQLSSELEEVSDRLNNNLLKCPLCCNNRRTFYCKQCIQNGDFVQSTSVYSERFADKQLRLLRLKATRAQLEEKLTKTFEKYKQKDKYTCDINMGKERIRLLYILVNETKQSINRGNQCLNYLKDSNSQLALRLPRHEERVEKLHKYVIGLKIKQEKQREFVEKKKQHLKKIIRTAAKQMIQYIFPLCQVESSRSLCNSEEGNTDVVTCALADASGTSYVRGRWISDSENSLESHHRIVAPTLPGSGDYSAYSLWVAANRDGVPGTNKENSMHNPAYNISAALTYTTQLVNVIAYYVNVKLPYKLSYGEFCGNEMSDQKFARKVARLNSNVLHLCFTQNTDIHVLHPMHTLQNLMHLLNTEISDFGRIGPMEIDSNIIEKLHNKLNSDLENSDDSASDEEEDAFNWEWEAVPNVSCPEMIVPHPGSIISQHSSSINVNQSVAGGLVTSIASMWRGWTTNR from the exons ATGGCGACAAGCAGTTCTGATGGTTCTAGTACAGCTCCAGCTGATTTTCAACTATCATCGGAACTTGAAGAAGTATCCGatcgtttaaataataatttattaaagtgTCCATTGTGTTGTAACAATCGACGTACATTTTATTGTAAACAGTGTATTCAAAATGGTGATTTTGTACAATCAACCTCTGTTTACTCTGAACG GTTTGCGGATAAACAGTTACGGTTGTTACGGTTGAAAGCAACAAGAGCCcaacttgaagaaaaattgacaaaaacatttgaaaaatataaacaaaaagataaatat aCATGTGATATTAATATGGGAAAAGAAAGAATAAGATTACTTTATATACTGGTTAATGAGACAAAACAAAGTATTAATCGAG gtaatcaatgtttaaattatttgaaggaTAGTAATTCACAATTGGCATTAAGACTTCCTCGTCATGAAGAAagagttgaaaaattacataaatatgtaattggattaaaaataaaacaagaaaaacaaagagaatttgttgagaaaaaaaaacaacatttaaaaaaaattataagaacAGCAGCTAAACAAatgattcaatatatttttccactTTGTCAAGTTGAATCAAGTAGAag TTTGTGTAACAGCGAGGAGGGAAATACAGATGTTGTAACATGCGCATTGGCTGATGCATCAGGGACATCTTATGTTCGAGGACGATGGATAAGTGATTCTGAAAATAGTCTTGAATCACATCATAGAATTGTTGCTCCAACATTACCTGGTTCTGGTGACTACAGTGCATATTCACTTTggg TTGCTGCAAATAGAGATGGTGTGCCAGgaacaaataaagaaaattcaatGCACAATCCAGCTTATAATATAAGTGCTGCTTTAACATATACAACTCAACTTGTTAATGTTATTGCATATTatgttaatgttaaattacCATACAAATTATCATATgg AGAATTTTGTGGTAATGAAATGTCTGATCAAAAATTTGCAAGAAAAGTTGCAAGACTTAATAGTAATGTATTACATTTGTGTTTTACTCAAAATACAGATATTCATGTATTACATCCAATGCAtacattacaaaatttaatgcaCTTGCTCAATACTGAAATAAGTGATTTTGGTAGAATTGGACCAATGgaaattgattcaaatattattgaaaaattacataataaattaaatagtgaTCTTGAAAATAGTGATGATTCAGCAtctgatgaagaagaagatgctTTTAATTGGGAATGGGAAGCTGTACCAAATGTATCATGTCCTGAAATGATTGTACCACATCCTGGTTCAATAATAAGTCAACATTCATCTAGCATTAATGTTAATCAAAGTGTTGCTGGTGGTCTTGTAACTAGTATTGCATCAATGTGGCGTGGATGGACAACCAacagatga
- the LOC122854680 gene encoding probable cleavage and polyadenylation specificity factor subunit 2 has translation MTSIIKLHAISGALDESPPCYILQIDELRILLDCGWDENFNQDFIKELKRHVHQIDAVLLSYPDPLHLGALPYLVGKCGLSCPIYATIPVYKMGQMFEYDMYLSRHNMEDFDLFTLDDVDAAFEKIIQLKYNQSVSLKGKGHGVTITPLPAGHMIGGTMWKIVKVGEEDIIYAVDFNHKKERHLNGCEMDNRMQRPSLLITDAFNATYQQARRRTRDEKLMTNILQTLRGGGNVLVCVDTAGRVLELAHMLDQLWRNKESGLLAYSLALLNNVSYNVVEFAKSQIEWMSDKLMRSFEGARNNPFQFKHLQLCHKMSDLNKVTSPKVVLTSTPDMECGFSRDLFLQWCTNPIHSIIITSRTSPGTLARDLVDNGGNRNITLEIKRRVKLDGSELEEYQKKERIKQEQIKQEKMETADISSESEDEIEVGGGRGKHDLLVKQETKPGFFKQNKKQHPMFPFVEEKIKIDEYGEIIRPEDYKIADTIQEIDDNKENLDIQIDEQTIQPEISSDIPTKCIKITRTVNVKASITYIDFEGRSDGESLQKILQQLKPRRVVFVRGSKKNCDLLAQHTQSSETKVFIPTRGETLDVTTETHIYQVRLTDALVSGLKFSKGKGDSEVAWIDAMITAREHGHKDIITDTNNTDDDNEKILTLEPVPINEIPGHPTILINELKIGDFKQILTKNNIQCEVKDGIIWCCNNTIVIRRLEAGKYVVDGCLSEEYYKVRELLYEQYAII, from the exons atgacttcaattataaaattacatgctATATCTGGAGCATTAGATGAATCTCCACCTTGTTATATTCTACAAATTGATGAACTACGAATACTTCTTGATTGTGGATgggatgaaaattttaatcaagattttataaaagaattaaaaag acaTGTACATCAAATTGATGCAGTACTATTGTCATATCCAGATCCATTGCATTTAGGTGCATTGCCATATTTAGTTGGTAAATGTGGTTTATCATGTCCAATATATGCAACAATACCAGTATATAAAATGGGACAAATGTTTGAATATGACATGTATTTATCAAGACATAATATGGAagattttgatttatttacacttgatgatgttgatgctgcatttgaaaaaataatacaattaaaatataatcaaagtGTATCATTAAAAGGTAAAGGACATGGTGTTACAATAACACCATTACCAGCTGGTCATATGATTGGTGGTACAATGTGGAAAATAGTTAAAGTTGGTGAAGAAGATATAATATATGCTGTtgattttaatcataaaaaagaaCGTCATTTAAATGGTTGTGAAATGGATAATCGTATGCAAAGaccatcattattaataacagaTGCATTTAATGCAACATATCAACAAGCAAGAAGAAGAACacgtgatgaaaaattaatgacaaatatattACAAACATTACGTGGTGGTGGTAATGTACTTGTTTGTGTTGATACTGCTGGTAGAGTACTTGAGCTAGCTCATATGTTAGATCAATTATGGCGTAATAAAGAATCTGGTTTATTAGCATATTCATtagcattattaaataatgttagTTATAATGTTGTTGAATTTGCAAAATCACAAATTGAATGGATGagtgataaattaatgagAAGTTTTGAGGGTGCACGTAATAATCcatttcaatttaaacatttacaaTTATGTCATAAAATGagtgatttaaataaagtaaCATCACCAAAAGTTGTATTAACAAGTACACCAGATATGGAATGTGGTTTTTCACgtgatttatttcttcaatggTGTACAAATCCAATACAtagtattataataacaagtaGAACATCACCAGGTACATTAGCTAGAGATTTAGTTGATAATGGTGGTAATAGAAATATAACATTAGAAATTAAAAGACGTGTTAAACTTGATGGTAGTGAACTTGaagaatatcaaaaaaaagaacgTATTAAACaagaacaaataaaacaagaaaaaatggaAACAGCTGATATTAGTTCTGAATCAGAAGATGAAATTGAAGTTGGTGGTGGACGTGGTAAACATGATTTATTAGTTAAACAAGAAACAAAACCaggtttttttaaacaaaataaaaaacaacatccAATGTTTCCatttgttgaagaaaaaattaaaattgatgaatatggTGAAATAATTAGACCAGAAGATTATAAAATAGCTGATACAATACaagaaattgatgataataaagaaaatttagatATACAAATTGATGAACAAACAATACAACCAGAAATATCATCTGATATACCaacaaaatgtattaaaataacaCGTACTGTTAATGTTAAAGCATCAATAACATATATTGATTTTGAGGGTAGATCTGATGGTGaatcattacaaaaaatattacaacaattaaaacCACGAAGAGTTGTATTTGTACgtggttcaaaaaaaaattgtgatttaCTTGCACAACATACACAATCAAGTGaaacaaaagtatttatacCAACAAGAGGTGAAACACTTGATGTTACAACTGAAACACATATTTATCAAGTACGTTTAACAGATGCACTTGTTTCtggtttaaaattttcaaaaggtAAAGGTGATTCAGAAGTTGCATGGATTGATGCTATGATAACAGCACGTGAACATGGACATAAAGATATTATTACTGATACAAATAAtacagatgatgataatgaaaaaatattaacacttGAACCAGTACCAATTAATGAAATTCCAGGACATCCAactatattaataaatgaattaaaaattggtgattttaaacaaattctaacaaaaaataatatacaatgtGAAGTTAAAGATGGTATTATTTGGTGTTGTAACAATACAATTGTCATTAGAAGa cttGAAGCTGGTAAATATGTTGTTGATGGATGTCTCAGTGAAGAATACTACAAAGTACGTGAATTATTGTATGAACAATatgcaattatttaa